The Arachis duranensis cultivar V14167 chromosome 2, aradu.V14167.gnm2.J7QH, whole genome shotgun sequence genome has a window encoding:
- the LOC107473911 gene encoding pectin acetylesterase 12, translated as MKVLVWLGIVIKLVVLSSNASEAVEHHYVNASDLNLLEAHEAEASLAGRGAYTLMVPLTLIQTAAAKGAVCLDGSLPGYHLHRGYGSGANSWIVNLEGGGWCNDVRTCIYRKKTRRGSSTFMEKEIPFTGILSNKAEQNPDFFNWNRVKIRYCDGASFAGDSEHKAARLQFRGQRIWMAAMEDLMSKGMRFARQALLSGCSAGGLATIIHCDEFRGLFPRSTKVKCLSDAGLFLDATDVSGGHTLRDFFSGVVGLQGVQKNLPRTCTNHLDPTSCFFPQNLIAGIRTPLFILNTAYDSWQIQSSLAPTTADPSGNWHDCRKDYYRCSGSQIQFLQGFRNEMLNSMKGFSRSNQNGMFINSCFAHCQSERQDTWFADNSPVIREKAIALAVGDWFFNRAVVKDIDCAYPCDNTCHNLIFR; from the exons ATGAAGGTGCTTGTGTGGCTTGGCATTGTAATAAAGCTTGTTGTTCTGTCAAGCAATGCCTCTGAAGCGGTTGAGCATCATTACGTGAATGCAAGTGATCTCAACTTGTTGGAGGCACACGAAGCTGAAGCGTCCTTAGCTGGAAGGGGTGCCTACACTCTTATGGTACCACTTACCCTTATTCAAACTGCTGCTGCTAAAGGAGCAG TTTGTTTGGATGGATCATTGCCTGGTTACCATTTACATCGAGGATATGGATCAGGAGCAAATAGCTGGATCGTTAATTTAGAG GGTGGAGGATGGTGTAATGATGTCAGGACATGCATTTATCGTAAGAAAACTCGGCGCGGATCTTCAACATTCATGGAAAAGGAGATACCTTTTACAGGAATATTAAGCAATAAGGCTGAACAAAATCCAG ATTTTTTCAACTGGAACAGAGTGAAGATTCGTTATTGTGATGGTGCCTCTTTCGCTGGGGACAGTGAACATAAG GCTGCACGTCTGCAATTCCGAGGACAGCGCATTTGGATGGCTGCAATGGAAGATCTGATGTCGAAGGGAATGCGTTTTGCTCGGCAG GCTCTACTTTCTGGATGCTCAGCTGGTGGTCTGGCTACCATCATACACTGCGATGAATTCCGAGGTCTGTTTCCAAGGAGTACAAAAGTGAAGTGTCTCAGTGATGCTGGGCTATTTCTTGACGC GACCGACGTATCTGGTGGACATACACTCAGGGATTTTTTCAGTGGTGTTGTAGGGTTGCAG GGAGTGCAGAAGAATCTGCCGCGTACTTGTACCAATCACCTTGATCCCACATCG tgcTTCTTCCCTCAGAACTTGATTGCCGGTATAAGAACCCCACTCTTCATTCTCAACACTGCCTATGATTCATGGCAG ATCCAGTCAAGCTTAGCTCCAACGACAGCAGACCCAAGTGGCAATTGGCACGATTGTAGAAAAGATTATTATAGGTGTTCTGGTTCACAGATCCAGTTTCTACAAG GTTTCAGGAATGAAATGTTGAATTCTATGAAAGGCTTCTCAAGATCAAATCAGAATGGAATGTTTATCAATTCATGTTTTGCTCACTGCCAATCCGAGAGGCAGGATACATGGTTTGCGGACAATTCTCCTGTCATTAGGGAAAAG GCAATTGCTCTGGCAGTTGGAGACTGGTTTTTCAACCGTGCTGTCGTTAAGGACATCGATTGTGCTTACCCTTGTGATAATACATGCCACAATCTGATCTTCAGATGA